In the Helianthus annuus cultivar XRQ/B chromosome 11, HanXRQr2.0-SUNRISE, whole genome shotgun sequence genome, one interval contains:
- the LOC110889777 gene encoding polyphenol oxidase I, chloroplastic: MSSSLPLTSPFTFTNTQLAFKARTNQTQGFRVSCNSAQDDQADKKLILPESQKLVVPSVDRRNLLVGLGGLYTAANLPGAMAAPITAPDITSICQDAKDGIRNIATALRTTKCCPPSLGKTVKPFRFPTEKTVRKRWPAHAGTKKQVDDYRRAIKAMRELDDDHPHSFVSQAKIHCAYCNGGYTQVDSGTGFPDINIQIHNSWLFFPFHRWYLYFYERILGKLINEPEFALPFWKWDEPAGMPIAEMFLPESPNPLYDELRDPDHIQKRLIDLDYAGTDKDIPDQQQIECNLATVYRDLVRNGGDTLSFFGGEYVAGDSPVAGTDPSVGSVESGSHTAVHRWVGKRGTPNSEDMGNFYSAGYDPVFYIHHANVDRMWKLWKDLRLPGHVDPKEDDWLNASYVFYDENEDLVRVYNKDCVDVRRLKYDFIENSDGPFPWRKSRPPQRRKSAQVASTVDVKTVEKTKFPVRLDKIVKVSVKRPAVNRSEEDKEKNNEVLLIKGIKYDSGKFVKFDVFVNDKLKEGEVTTPCDPEYAGGFAQIPHNAMKSMFMTSSARFGLNELLEDTNTEGDEYAMVTLVPRTGCEDLTVGQIKIELVPIPKA; this comes from the coding sequence ATGTCCTCTTCACTACCACTCACCTCCCCATTCACATTCACCAATACCCAACTAGCCTTCAAGGCTCGAACCAATCAAACCCAAGGGTTCAGAGTCTCATGCAACAGTGCACAAGATGACCAAGCTGACAAGAAACTCATACTCCCCGAGTCCCAAAAGCTTGTGGTTCCCAGCGTAGACCGCAGGAACTTGCTGGTGGGGCTTGGTGGCCTGTACACGGCCGCCAACCTCCCGGGGGCAATGGCTGCCCCCATAACAGCTCCTGACATCACGTCCATATGCCAGGACGCGAAGGACGGCATTAGAAATATCGCCACCGCTCTAAGGACAACAAAATGCTGCCCTCCTAGCCTTGGGAAGACTGTTAAACCTTTCAGGTTTCCAACCGAAAAGACGGTGAGGAAGAGATGGCCCGCACATGCGGGGACAAAGAAGCAGGTGGACGATTACCGAAGAGCCATCAAAGCCATGAGAGAACTTGATGATGATCACCCGCACAGCTTCGTCAGCCAAGCTAAAATCCATTGTGCCTACTGCAACGGAGGTTACACTCAAGTCGATAGCGGTACTGGTTTCCCTGATATCAACATTCAGATTCACAACTCATGGCTCTTCTTTCCGTTCCATCGTTGGTACCTATATTTCTACGAAAGAATCCTCGGAAAGTTGATCAACGAGCCTGAATTCGCCTTACCATTCTGGAAATGGGACGAACCAGCCGGAATGCCTATTGCGGAAATGTTTTTGCCCGAATCACCTAACCCGCTGTATGACGAGCTAAGAGATCCCGATCATATTCAAAAGAGACTAATAGATCTGGACTACGCTGGCACCGATAAGGACATTCCAGACCAGCAACAGATAGAGTGCAATCTTGCAACAGTGTACCGAGATTTGGTCCGAAACGGAGGTGATACACTAAGCTTCTTTGGTGGCGAATACGTTGCGGGTGATTCTCCTGTTGCTGGCACTGACCCGTCAGTCGGATCCGTCGAATCTGGATCTCACACGGCTGTGCATAGATGGGTTGGTAAGCGAGGAACTCCTAACAGTGAGGACATGGGTAACTTCTACTCTGCGGGGTATGATCCCGTGTTCTACATCCACCACGCAAATGTGGACCGTATGTGGAAACTATGGAAGGACTTGCGCCTTCCGGGACACGTGGACCCAAAGGAGGATGACTGGTTAAACGCGTCGTATGTGTTCTATGACGAGAATGAGGATCTTGTACGTGTGTATAACAAAGACTGCGTTGACGTACGGAGGCTCAAGTACGATTTCATAGAGAACTCTGACGGACCGTTCCCATGGCGCAAGAGTCGACCGCCACAACGCAGAAAGAGCGCCCAAGTTGCATCGACGGTGGATGTGAAGACGGTGGAGAAAACTAAGTTCCCTGTGCGTCTAGACAAGATCGTGAAGGTTAGCGTGAAGCGGCCCGCGGTAAACAGGAGTGAAGAGGACAAGGAGAAGAACAATGAGGTGTTGTTGATCAAGGGAATTAAGTATGATAGTGGAAAGTTTGTCAAGTTTGATGTGTTTGTGAATGACAAACTTAAGGAAGGCGAGGTTACGACGCCATGTGATCCTGAGTACGCGGGTGGGTTTGCACAGATTCCACACAACGCAATGAAAAGCATGTTTATGACGAGTTCCGCAAGGTTTGGGCTAAATGAGTTGTTGGAGGACACAAACACCGAAGGCGATGAGTATGCAATGGTGACATTGGTGCCAAGGACAGGGTGCGAAGATCTCACCGTCGGCCAAATCAAGATCGAGTTGGTTCCAATCCCAAAAGCCTAA